The Streptomyces sp. NBC_01276 genome contains the following window.
GCCGCCGGGTTACGCCGGTTGGCGGTGGGGGAGGTTCCCCCACCGCCTCCGTGTGCCCGCTCCGCCCTACGGGGCTCAGCGCGCGCCCGCCGCGACCTCCTCGGCCGTCTCCGCCGGGGCCTGCGCCGGGGCGGCGGCCCCCTCGCGGTCCCGCATCAGGACCAGGGCCAGTCCGGCGGCGGCCAGGACGCCCAGGGCCGCGGCGCCGAAGGTGGCCGACATGGCGGAGGTGAAGGCGGACCGCGCGGCGTCGGCCAGGGCCGGGTCGGTCAGGGCTGCGGCGACCGAGTGCCGGGCGGCGTCCGGGGCGGAGGCGGGCATCGAGCCGCCGTAGACGCTGCTGAGCAGGGCCCCGAGGACGGCCACGCCGAGGGCGGCGCCGGCCTGCTGGACGGTGTCGTTGAGGGCGGAGCCGACACCGGCGTGCTCCTCGGGGACGGCGCCCATCAGGGCGGCGGTGGCGGCGGGCATCGCCAGGCCGCCACCGATGCCCATGACCGTCATGGCGGCGCACAGCGGCCAGAAGCCGTCGCCGGCCTCCAGGGTGGCCAGGAGCCCGAAGCCGGCGGCGATCACGGCCAGGCCGACGGCGGTCATGATCCGGTTGCCGACCTTGTTGCCCAGGGTGGCGCCGAGGCCGTTGAAGAGCAGGGTGGCGACGGCGAGCGGGGTGAAGGCGAGGCCGGTCTCGGTGGGGCTGTAGCCGCCGACGAACTGGAGGTACTGGGTCAGGACCAGCATCAGGCCGCCGTTGGCGAAGGTGAGCAGGACCAGGGAGAAGCTGGCGCCGCTGAACATCCGGTCGCGGAAGAGGTCGAGGGGGACCATCGGCGAGTCGGTGCGCAGCTCGTGGACCGTGAAACCGGCGAGGGCGAGCACCGCAACGGCGGCGTAGACGGTCAGGCCGTCCTGGGGGAAGACGATGATGGCCCAGATCAGGGCGGTCATCCCGGTGACGGACAGGGCCATGCCCGCGAAGTCGGGCTTGCGCCAGGGGCCCTTGGACTCGGGCATCAGGATCAGCGCGGCGGCGATGGCGATCAGGGCGATCGGAACGTT
Protein-coding sequences here:
- a CDS encoding MFS transporter, whose amino-acid sequence is MDALDGITTGGAARNPRRWLILIVLCLSTLVLVVDNMVLTVSIPPIAEDLGAGAEAIQWIIESYILVFAGLLLTAGSLSDRFGRRRVMVIGLALFGMASLLAAYADSPAQLIAGRVVMGIGGALVMPSTLSILITVFDEEERRKAISAWGAVAVLGMVGGPALGGVLIAHFWWGAVFLMNVPIALIAIAAALILMPESKGPWRKPDFAGMALSVTGMTALIWAIIVFPQDGLTVYAAVAVLALAGFTVHELRTDSPMVPLDLFRDRMFSGASFSLVLLTFANGGLMLVLTQYLQFVGGYSPTETGLAFTPLAVATLLFNGLGATLGNKVGNRIMTAVGLAVIAAGFGLLATLEAGDGFWPLCAAMTVMGIGGGLAMPAATAALMGAVPEEHAGVGSALNDTVQQAGAALGVAVLGALLSSVYGGSMPASAPDAARHSVAAALTDPALADAARSAFTSAMSATFGAAALGVLAAAGLALVLMRDREGAAAPAQAPAETAEEVAAGAR